The following proteins are encoded in a genomic region of Gemmatimonadales bacterium:
- the murG gene encoding undecaprenyldiphospho-muramoylpentapeptide beta-N-acetylglucosaminyltransferase, whose translation MLFAGGGTGGHLMPALVLAEEMVRLDPSIQPFFVGSRRGVEAGVLTQRPWRYVLLPLEPLRRGQWWKNVALPVSFTRSILAIGGILRRERPGLVVGTGGYVSGPVVGAAMALGVPSLIQEQNAYPGLATRWLAGKARQIHLGFPEARKHLRPGPDTQVFVSGNPIQPPPEVLPPKSEAKSRLGFSPESPVVLVMGGSQGALAINQSVRDALVGGYWPKDANLVWQTGPGTYSAFSGYAVHGRIVVEPFIDPIERAYSAADLVVARSGAMTLAEVTAWGLPSVLIPLPMAAAGHQLANARALEEAGAAVLLEQVSATGEALGQRVSQLLHDPARLADIGAAARSRSRPNAGREIAAKGLEILSKS comes from the coding sequence GTGCTCTTCGCGGGCGGCGGGACCGGCGGCCACCTGATGCCAGCGCTCGTTCTAGCGGAAGAGATGGTGCGGCTCGACCCTTCCATTCAACCGTTCTTCGTCGGGAGCAGGCGGGGCGTGGAGGCCGGCGTCCTGACCCAGCGCCCGTGGCGTTACGTGCTACTGCCGCTGGAGCCCCTCCGCCGCGGGCAGTGGTGGAAGAACGTCGCCCTGCCCGTGAGCTTCACCCGGTCCATCCTGGCCATCGGCGGGATCCTGCGGCGGGAGCGCCCCGGTCTGGTAGTCGGGACGGGCGGCTACGTGTCGGGGCCAGTGGTCGGTGCCGCCATGGCGCTCGGGGTTCCCAGCCTCATCCAGGAACAGAACGCCTACCCCGGTCTGGCAACCCGTTGGCTGGCGGGGAAGGCGCGCCAGATTCATCTCGGCTTTCCAGAGGCGAGGAAGCACCTGCGGCCGGGACCGGATACCCAGGTGTTCGTGTCGGGGAACCCGATTCAGCCACCCCCCGAGGTCCTGCCACCGAAGAGTGAGGCCAAGTCCCGGCTCGGGTTCTCACCCGAGAGCCCGGTGGTGCTTGTAATGGGGGGTAGTCAGGGGGCGCTCGCGATCAACCAGTCGGTGCGGGACGCCCTCGTGGGAGGATACTGGCCGAAGGATGCCAACCTGGTCTGGCAGACGGGGCCGGGTACCTACTCAGCCTTTTCCGGCTATGCGGTTCATGGTCGGATCGTGGTGGAGCCTTTCATCGATCCGATCGAACGGGCCTACTCAGCCGCCGACCTCGTGGTGGCTCGCTCTGGTGCCATGACCCTCGCCGAGGTCACTGCGTGGGGTCTTCCGTCCGTCCTCATTCCCCTTCCGATGGCGGCCGCCGGGCACCAGCTGGCCAACGCTCGAGCGCTCGAGGAGGCAGGCGCAGCGGTGCTCCTGGAGCAGGTCTCGGCGACCGGTGAGGCGCTGGGGCAACGCGTCTCCCAGCTGCTGCACGACCCTGCAAGATTGGCGGACATCGGTGCCGCCGCGCGAAGCCGTTCCCGCCCTAACGCCGGTCGTGAAATCGCCGCGAAGGGCCTTGAGATCCTGT
- a CDS encoding FtsW/RodA/SpoVE family cell cycle protein has protein sequence MARGRKEWVLGWESRLLVILTAVLVVFGLASVYGASSSLVERGRALGSARGLDQAVGAAAGGLLFLLASRVNLDRLRRLAWPIVLVTLALLVVLLLPFTYAIAPRINGARRWLNLGVSIQVSEIAKLAVVTWTAMLCAKKGAEVKRLSKGLLPVLVVVAPLSALILLEPDLSTAVVIGFLALLVLFAAGARIGHFILLGMAALRLVWSQIEGAQYRVLRMASFLDPGAGRLGDSYQVDQSLIGIGAGRLFGVGFGQGQQKLGFLPYPYSDFIFSTIAEEWGFVGVVFLVACFSAYVFLALRLARAAADPFRQYLGVGLAAMVGTDAFLHMGVGVGIVPTTGLVLPFISHGRSGLIISMIASGLLVNLGTRRRQVVA, from the coding sequence GTGGCGAGAGGGCGGAAGGAGTGGGTCCTCGGTTGGGAGTCGCGTCTCCTCGTCATTCTCACGGCGGTCCTCGTCGTGTTCGGATTGGCGTCAGTTTACGGGGCGTCGTCTTCGCTGGTGGAGCGAGGCCGAGCCCTTGGCTCGGCCCGCGGGCTCGACCAGGCCGTGGGCGCCGCGGCCGGAGGGCTGCTGTTCCTGCTCGCCTCGCGCGTTAATCTGGATCGCCTGCGCCGGCTCGCGTGGCCGATCGTGCTGGTGACGCTCGCGCTGCTCGTGGTGCTGCTCCTCCCGTTCACGTACGCCATCGCGCCCCGAATCAACGGCGCGCGCCGCTGGTTGAACCTCGGCGTCTCGATCCAGGTGTCGGAGATCGCCAAGCTCGCCGTGGTGACGTGGACGGCGATGCTCTGCGCCAAGAAGGGCGCGGAGGTCAAACGTCTCAGCAAGGGGCTGCTGCCCGTGCTGGTGGTCGTGGCGCCGCTCTCGGCGCTCATCCTGCTCGAGCCCGACCTCTCGACCGCCGTCGTCATCGGCTTCCTCGCCCTGCTGGTGCTCTTCGCGGCCGGAGCGCGCATCGGCCACTTCATCCTCCTCGGGATGGCCGCTCTCCGGCTGGTCTGGAGCCAGATCGAGGGCGCGCAGTACCGCGTCCTGCGGATGGCGTCGTTCCTGGATCCCGGCGCCGGCCGGCTCGGCGACTCGTACCAGGTGGACCAGTCGCTGATCGGCATCGGCGCGGGCCGGCTCTTCGGCGTGGGATTCGGGCAAGGGCAGCAGAAGCTCGGGTTCCTACCCTATCCCTACAGCGACTTCATCTTCAGCACCATCGCCGAGGAGTGGGGTTTCGTCGGAGTCGTGTTCCTCGTCGCCTGTTTCTCGGCGTATGTATTCCTGGCGCTGAGGCTGGCGCGCGCCGCCGCCGACCCGTTCCGCCAGTACCTCGGGGTCGGGCTTGCCGCGATGGTGGGCACTGACGCTTTCCTGCACATGGGGGTGGGGGTCGGGATCGTGCCGACGACCGGGCTGGTGCTGCCTTTCATCTCGCACGGCCGGTCAGGACTCATCATCTCCATGATCGCGTCCGGACTCCTCGTGAACCTCGGCACCCGCCGCAGACAGGTGGTCGCTTGA
- the mraY gene encoding phospho-N-acetylmuramoyl-pentapeptide-transferase, with the protein MLYHLLYPYARQFALANLVSYISFRAAAATVTALLLAFFLGPAIIEWLQAHKIGQIVRSEGPATHLGKRGTPTMGGLIIIAATLLPTLLWARLDNRFVLVALFALLWMGAIGFVDDYLKVVQHSSRGLVARYKLAGQIVFGLALSGLLLAFPWTGTVLPPTATTLPFFKYVYVVMWWPLYAAFVTFIVTGTTNAVNLTDGLDGLAAGLSAIAAVSFAAFAYIFGRTDTSEYLKVFYLPGSGELAVFCASLMGACIGFLWFNAHPAKVIMGDTGALAIGGAIGTVAILLKSEFLLLLVGGVFAAETLSVMIQRRVFKYRLRRHGRPYAEQHRVFRMAPLHHHFEQLGWHESTVVTRFWILGLLCALVALSTLKIR; encoded by the coding sequence GTGCTCTATCATCTGCTCTATCCGTACGCCCGGCAGTTCGCCCTGGCGAACCTGGTCAGCTACATCTCGTTCCGAGCCGCGGCGGCCACGGTCACGGCGCTCCTCCTCGCCTTCTTCCTCGGGCCGGCCATCATCGAGTGGCTCCAGGCGCACAAGATCGGGCAGATCGTGCGCTCCGAGGGACCCGCGACGCACCTGGGCAAGCGCGGCACCCCGACGATGGGCGGCCTCATCATCATCGCCGCGACGCTCCTGCCCACGCTGCTCTGGGCCAGGCTCGACAACCGCTTCGTGCTGGTCGCGCTGTTCGCATTGCTGTGGATGGGCGCCATCGGCTTCGTGGACGACTACCTCAAGGTAGTGCAGCACAGCTCGCGCGGGCTCGTGGCGCGCTACAAGCTCGCCGGCCAGATCGTGTTCGGCCTCGCGCTCTCCGGCTTGCTGCTGGCGTTCCCGTGGACCGGCACCGTCCTCCCGCCGACCGCGACCACGCTGCCGTTCTTCAAGTACGTGTACGTCGTGATGTGGTGGCCGCTGTACGCGGCGTTCGTGACCTTCATCGTGACCGGAACGACCAACGCGGTGAACCTCACCGACGGCCTCGACGGGCTCGCCGCCGGACTCAGCGCGATCGCCGCGGTCAGCTTCGCCGCTTTCGCCTACATCTTCGGCCGGACGGACACCTCGGAGTACCTGAAGGTCTTCTATCTCCCGGGCTCGGGCGAGCTGGCCGTCTTCTGCGCTAGCCTGATGGGCGCGTGCATCGGGTTCCTATGGTTCAACGCGCACCCCGCGAAGGTGATCATGGGCGACACCGGGGCGCTCGCCATCGGTGGGGCGATTGGGACGGTGGCCATCCTGCTCAAGTCCGAGTTCCTCCTCCTGCTCGTGGGCGGCGTGTTCGCGGCGGAGACGCTGTCGGTGATGATCCAGCGGCGCGTTTTCAAGTACCGGCTGCGACGCCACGGCCGTCCTTACGCCGAGCAGCACCGCGTCTTCCGGATGGCGCCGCTCCACCATCACTTCGAGCAGCTCGGCTGGCACGAGTCCACCGTGGTGACGCGGTTCTGGATCCTGGGCCTGCTGTGCGCGCTCGTCGCGCTCTCGACCCTCAAGATCCGGTGA
- the murD gene encoding UDP-N-acetylmuramoyl-L-alanine--D-glutamate ligase, with product MRARRALDPQDPVIPASWRQGEVAVIGLARSGKAACALLRKNGMRVYGSDTADPPALAETAATLRAAGCEVQLGGHDLARIARAAMVVLSPGVPPDAEPVRAAAGAGVPVISELDLAARFLPGTRLIVATGTKGKSTTSAIVAHLLSAAGLGPAVAAGNIGSPLSDVAASGATQAWLSVEASSFQLHDCPELRPAVGVLTNLSADHLDRYASVEAYYADKRLLFRHATRESRWVLNADDGAVLSMTAGVPGVQELFSLERRSAEGYYDRAAGWLVLRGTPLLRRSDLALLGDHNAANALAAVLAVPAEVDREVVAQALRTFRPLPHRLEPVREVRGVLWVNDSKATTVSSCLSAIRSIERPVVLLIGGKDKGSDFAELRGVLRGARGVVAYGEAEPLVAKALDGATTVVRGGRDFAAVLAKAGELAKPGDAVLLSPACASFDMFANAEDRGRQFRALVEGM from the coding sequence GTGCGCGCTCGTCGCGCTCTCGACCCTCAAGATCCGGTGATTCCGGCTTCGTGGCGGCAGGGCGAGGTCGCGGTGATCGGCCTGGCGCGGAGCGGGAAGGCGGCCTGCGCGTTGCTGCGGAAGAACGGAATGCGCGTGTACGGCTCCGACACGGCCGACCCACCGGCCCTGGCGGAGACCGCGGCCACGCTGCGCGCCGCGGGATGCGAGGTACAGCTCGGCGGGCACGACCTGGCGCGCATCGCGCGGGCGGCGATGGTCGTCCTCTCACCCGGCGTTCCACCGGACGCGGAGCCGGTCCGCGCGGCCGCCGGCGCCGGGGTGCCGGTGATCTCCGAGCTGGACCTGGCGGCACGCTTCCTCCCGGGTACGCGGCTCATCGTCGCGACGGGAACCAAGGGCAAGTCCACCACCTCGGCGATCGTCGCTCATCTCCTGAGCGCCGCCGGCCTCGGGCCGGCGGTCGCAGCGGGAAACATCGGGAGCCCGCTCTCGGATGTCGCGGCCTCGGGTGCGACGCAGGCATGGCTCTCCGTCGAGGCCAGCTCGTTCCAGCTCCACGATTGCCCGGAACTGAGGCCAGCCGTGGGCGTGCTCACGAACCTCTCCGCCGACCACCTGGACCGGTACGCGTCGGTGGAGGCCTACTATGCCGACAAGCGCCTCCTCTTCCGTCACGCAACGCGGGAGAGCCGCTGGGTGCTGAACGCGGATGACGGAGCCGTTCTCTCGATGACCGCGGGAGTGCCGGGCGTGCAGGAGCTGTTCTCGCTGGAGCGACGCTCCGCGGAAGGGTACTACGATCGCGCGGCCGGCTGGCTGGTGCTGCGCGGGACGCCGCTCCTCCGTCGCTCCGACCTCGCGCTCCTGGGTGACCACAACGCGGCGAACGCGCTGGCGGCCGTGCTCGCGGTGCCGGCCGAAGTGGACCGGGAGGTCGTCGCGCAGGCCCTTCGCACGTTCCGGCCGCTGCCCCACCGGCTCGAGCCGGTGCGCGAGGTGCGCGGCGTGCTGTGGGTCAACGACTCCAAGGCCACGACGGTGTCCTCGTGTCTCTCCGCGATCCGGAGCATCGAGCGGCCGGTCGTGCTGCTCATCGGCGGGAAGGACAAGGGCAGCGACTTCGCCGAGCTGCGTGGGGTGCTGCGCGGCGCCCGCGGTGTGGTGGCGTACGGCGAGGCTGAGCCGCTGGTCGCGAAGGCGCTCGACGGCGCCACGACCGTGGTGCGCGGCGGCCGCGACTTCGCGGCCGTGCTCGCCAAGGCCGGTGAGCTGGCCAAGCCGGGAGACGCGGTCCTGCTGTCTCCCGCGTGCGCGAGCTTCGACATGTTCGCGAACGCGGAAGACCGCGGCCGGCAGTTCCGGGCCCTCGTGGAGGGAATGTGA
- the murF gene encoding UDP-N-acetylmuramoyl-tripeptide--D-alanyl-D-alanine ligase — protein MTTFAWTAKQVTEALGLAPAGWDHSYTGLSTDTRSLEEGQLFVALKGERFDAHGFLSDARLAGVGGVIVRKGTPRWPGFDWFEVDDTLAALGRLARYRRDQFSGPVVAVTGTNGKTSTRELIAAALGPKLTVHKSERNLNNLVGVPLTVLAAPLEAGAMVVECGANLRGEIPRMREIVRPDIAVVTNVGPGHLEGFGGPENVLEEKVALLGGAPKAIVGLQPPELAEAARRAAKSVVTAGEGAPADWTAEDVVLLGDGHPRFTVRGVPVELALRGRHMVGNALIALAVAEALGVPLEAAAPALQAARIPGGRSEMFEVDGVTVINDSYNANPTSLRAALDLLASVRGDRRVVIVVGTMRELGAASSDLHAAAADAVLAVKPDLVAAVGDFVPAFEALQDRIESKQLLLGDTPEAIAEPLKQRLRAGDVVLFKASRGVALERIFPLLWPTLTAAEAH, from the coding sequence GTGACGACATTCGCCTGGACCGCGAAGCAGGTGACGGAGGCCCTCGGCCTCGCGCCCGCCGGCTGGGACCACTCGTACACCGGCCTCTCGACTGACACGAGATCGCTCGAGGAAGGGCAGCTGTTCGTCGCGCTCAAGGGCGAGCGGTTCGACGCCCACGGCTTCCTGAGCGATGCGCGGCTCGCGGGGGTGGGCGGCGTGATCGTCCGGAAGGGCACGCCGCGGTGGCCCGGCTTCGACTGGTTCGAGGTGGACGACACGCTGGCCGCGCTGGGCCGCCTGGCGCGCTATCGTCGCGACCAGTTCTCCGGCCCGGTGGTCGCGGTGACCGGCACCAACGGGAAGACGAGCACCAGGGAGCTGATCGCGGCGGCGCTGGGGCCGAAGTTGACGGTCCACAAGTCCGAGCGGAACCTGAACAACCTGGTGGGTGTCCCGCTCACGGTGCTCGCGGCGCCACTCGAAGCCGGCGCAATGGTGGTCGAGTGCGGCGCGAACCTTCGCGGCGAGATCCCGCGGATGAGAGAGATCGTTCGGCCCGACATCGCGGTCGTCACGAACGTCGGCCCCGGCCACCTCGAGGGCTTCGGCGGCCCGGAGAACGTGCTCGAGGAGAAGGTCGCGTTGCTGGGCGGGGCACCGAAGGCGATCGTGGGCTTGCAGCCGCCCGAGCTTGCCGAGGCGGCGCGCCGCGCCGCGAAGAGCGTGGTCACGGCGGGCGAGGGCGCGCCGGCCGACTGGACCGCGGAGGACGTCGTGCTCCTCGGGGATGGCCACCCGCGCTTCACCGTGCGCGGCGTCCCGGTGGAGCTCGCGCTCCGCGGCCGGCACATGGTGGGGAACGCGCTCATCGCGCTGGCGGTGGCGGAGGCGCTTGGCGTACCGTTGGAAGCGGCGGCGCCGGCGCTCCAGGCGGCCCGCATCCCGGGCGGCCGGAGCGAGATGTTCGAGGTGGACGGCGTCACCGTCATCAACGACAGCTACAACGCCAACCCGACGTCGCTGCGCGCTGCGCTCGATCTGCTCGCCAGCGTTCGTGGGGACCGGCGCGTGGTTATCGTAGTCGGCACGATGCGCGAGCTTGGTGCCGCTTCGTCCGACCTGCACGCCGCCGCCGCGGACGCGGTGCTCGCGGTGAAACCGGATCTCGTCGCGGCCGTGGGCGACTTCGTGCCGGCGTTCGAGGCGCTGCAGGACCGGATCGAGTCGAAGCAGCTGCTGCTGGGCGACACCCCCGAAGCGATCGCCGAGCCGCTGAAGCAGAGGCTCCGTGCCGGGGACGTGGTGCTGTTCAAGGCGTCGCGCGGGGTGGCGCTCGAGCGGATCTTCCCCCTCCTCTGGCCGACCCTCACCGCCGCCGAGGCGCACTAG